A single Capricornis sumatraensis isolate serow.1 chromosome 20, serow.2, whole genome shotgun sequence DNA region contains:
- the DBNDD1 gene encoding dysbindin domain-containing protein 1: MEPPEGASPGGLVKEVDVPQAALSAPVPVTGTSGQSPVAEEELLGIPIPAPGLLQVTERRQPLSSVSSLEVHFDLLDLTELTDMSDQELAEVFADSDDENMASDSHAGLHPLPRAGCLRSPSWTRTRVEQNREKQPFGDPERQPAIVDTILTVERPKED; the protein is encoded by the exons ATGGAGCCCCCAGAGGGCGCCAGCCCGGGAG GCTTAGTTAAGGAGGTCGACGTGCCACAGGCTGCCCTCAGTGCCCCCGTCCCTGTCACAGGGACCAGTGGCCAGTCTCCTGTGGCTGAGGAGGAGTTGTTGGGCATCCCAATACCAGCACCAGGGCTCCTGCAGGTCACGGAAAGGCGGC AGCCGCTGAGCAGTGTCTCCTCCCTGGAGGTGCACTTCGACCTCCTGGACCTCACCGAGCTGACCGACATGTCTGACCAGGAGCTGGCTGAGGTCTTTGCAGACTCGGATGACGAGAACATGGCCAGCGACTCGCATGCAG GCCTACACCCGCTGCCCCGAGCCGGCTGTCTGCGCTCACCCTCCTGGACGCGCACTAGGGTGGAGCAGAACCGTGAGAAGCAACCCTTTGGTGATCCTGAGCGACAGCCTGCCATTGTGGACACGATTCTTACTGTGGAGAGGCCCAAGGAGGACTAG
- the LOC138096190 gene encoding mitochondrial inner membrane m-AAA protease component AFG3L1-like, with protein MSQWLVAAAGSRAVAGPLAVLWRCGLGPRGGRTFGAGVRALGTAQQCLQGIRFQQSALQIRLASVSQWLCSKPPKGTSEPKDAGPGADGGKRGGKRDDFAWWKRMQKGKVPWDDKDLHSLAVLGAGVAAGFLYFYFRDPGKEITWKHFVQYYLARGLVDRLEVVNKQFVRVIPAPGTSLEKYAWFSIGSVDIFERNLETAQWELGIEPPNQTAVVYTTESDGTFLRSLVPTLLLIGIFLYAMRRGPMGAGRGGRGGGLFGIGETIAKIIKDDIGVRFADVAGCEEAKLEIMEFVNFLKNPKQYQDLGAKIPKGALLTGPPGTGKTLLAKATAGEAGVPFITVNGSEFLEMFVGVGPARVRDMFTVARKNAPCILFVDEIDAIGRKRGRGQFGGQSEQENTLNQLLVEMDGFNSTTNVVVLAGTNRPDVLDPALMRPGRFDRQIYIGPPDIKGRSSIFRVHLRPLKLDESLSKDALAKKLAALTPGFTGADISNVCNEAALIAARHLNPSVGEKHFEQAIERVIGGLEKKTQVLQPGEKMTVAYHEAGHAVVGWFLEHADPLLKVSIVPRGKGLGYAQCLPREQYLYTREQLFDRMCAMLGGRVAEQLFFGQVTTGAQDDLRKVTQSAYAQIVQFGMSEKLGQVSFDLPRPGEALVEKPFSEATAQLIDEEVRRLIGSAHARTLDLLTCCREQVDKVGRRLLEKEVLERADMVELLGPRPFAEKITYEELVEGTGGLEEDTALPEGLQGWRGEPTAGEPSLAPPPGEQPPEPPGSKLKHM; from the exons GAACTAGTGAACCAAAGGATGCTGGTCCTGGAGCGGAcggagggaagagaggaggaaagcGGGATGACTTTGCCTGGTGGAAACGAATGCAGAAG GGGAAGGTGCCCTGGGATGACAAGGATCTCCACAGTCTGGCCGTGCTGGGGGCAGGTGTCGCTGCAGGATTTCTCTACTTCTATTTCCGAGATCCTGGGAAGGAAATCACTTGGAAGCACTTCGTGCAGTATTATCTGGCGAGAGGTCTG GTGGATCGGCTAGAAGTGGTGAATAAGCAGTTCGTGCGTGTTATTCCTGCCCCTGGGACATCACTTGAG AAGTATGCGTGGTTCAGCATTGGCAGTGTGGACATCTTCGAGCGCAACCTGGAGACCGCCCAATGGGAGCTAGGCATCGAGCCCCCCAACCAGACAGCCGTGGTCTACACCACCGAGAGCGATGG GACTTTCTTGCGAAGCCTGGTGCCCACCCTTCTCCTGATTGGCATCTTCCTCTATGCCATGAGGAGGGGTCCGATGGGGGCTGGGCGTGGTGGGCGAGGAGGGGGCCTCTTCGGCATTGGTGAGACAATAGCCAAGATCATCAAGGATGACATCGGTGTGCGGTTTGCAGACGTGGCTGGTTGTGAAGAAGCCAAGCTGGAGATCATGGAGTTTGTGAATTTCCTGAAGAACCCCAAACAGTACCAGGACCTTGGGGCCAAAATTCCAAAG GGAGCCCTGCTCACAGGTCCTCCCGGTACCGGCAAGACGCTTCTTGCCAAGGCAACCGCGGGGGAGGCTGGTGTTCCCTTCATCACCGTGAATGGGTCTGAGTTCCTGGAGATGTTTGTTGGTGTTGGCCCAGCTCGG GTTCGTGACATGTTCACAGTGGCCCGGAAAAATGCTCCCTGTATCTTGTTTGTGGACGAGATTGATGCAATTGGCCGGAAGCGTGGCCGCGGGCAGTTTGGAGGCCAGAGTGAGCAGGAGAACACCCTGAACCAGCTGCTCGTGGAGATGGACG GATTCAACTCTACCACGAATGTCGTCGTGCTGGCCGGCACCAACCGCCCTGACGTCCTTGACCCAGCCCTGATGAGGCCTGGCCGCTTCGACCGTCAGATTTACATTG GCCCCCCGGACATCAAAGGCAGGTCGTCTATCTTCAGGGTCCACCTGCGTCCACTCAAGTTGGACGAGAGCCTCAGCAAGGATGCCCTGGCGAAGAAGCTTGCGGCCCTCACTCCAGGCTTCACAG GTGCTGATATTTCTAATGTTTGCAACGAAGCCGCCCTGATCGCCGCCCGCCACCTAAACCCCTCTGTTGGGGAGAAGCACTTCGAGCAGGCCATCGAGAGGGTCATTGGAG GCCTTGAGAAGAAGACACAGGTCCTGCAGCCCGGCGAGAAGATGACGGTGGCCTACCATGAGGCTGGCCATGCGGTGGTGGGCTGGTTCCTGGAACACGCAGACCCCCTGCTCAAG GTGTCCATCGTCCCCCGGGGCAAGGGGCTTGGCTATGCCCAGTGCCTGCCCAGGGAGCAGTACCTGTACACACGGGAGCAGCTCTTTGACCGCATGTGCGCCATGCTGGGCGGCCGCGTGGCTGAGCAGCTGTTCTTCGGGCAGGTCACCACGGGGGCCCAGGACGACCTGAGGAAGGTCACCCAGAGTGCCTATGCCCAG ATCGTGCAGTTCGGGATGAGCGAGAAGTTGGGCCAGGTGTCCTTCGATCTCCCACGGCCAGGCGAGGCGCTGGTGGAGAAGCCGTTCAGCGAGGCCACGGCCCAGCTTATAGATGAGGAGGTGCGGCGGCTCATTGGCTCTGCGCATGCGCGCACCCTGGATCTGCTCACATGCTGCCGCGAGCAGGTGGACAAG GTGGGCAGGCGGCTGCTGGAGAAGGAGGTGCTGGAGCGGGCCGACATGGTGGAGCTGCTTGGGCCGCGGCCGTTTGCCGAGAAGATCACCTATGAGGAGCTTGTGGAAGGCACAGGcggcctggaggaggacacggcccTTCCTGAGGGTCTGCAGGGCTGGCGTGGGGAGCCCACTGCAGGAGAGCCCAGCCTAGCGCCTCCGCCTGGAGAGCAGCCTCCAGAACCCCCAGGAAGCAAATTAAAGCACATGTAA